From the Senegalimassilia faecalis genome, one window contains:
- a CDS encoding glycoside hydrolase family 25 protein translates to MTYTENGVQKSQVGIDVSELQGSINWPAVKNDGISFAFVRAGYRGTTEGGLFTDSMFEENLSNAAAAGLQVGTYFYSQATSVEEAQQEADLVLSLLNGRNLDLPIVFDHEQDTTTGARGNNVDRATLTAAARAFCERVEAAGYTSMIYGNKVDIARLNLSDLEGRLVWFAEYNANQPSGQFDFALWQYTNSGSVSGISTPVDLNLRFTDAL, encoded by the coding sequence ATGACCTATACGGAAAACGGCGTGCAGAAATCACAGGTAGGCATCGATGTGTCCGAACTTCAGGGCTCCATCAATTGGCCAGCTGTGAAAAACGACGGCATCTCGTTTGCGTTCGTGCGCGCAGGATATCGCGGCACCACCGAAGGCGGGTTGTTCACCGACAGCATGTTCGAGGAAAATCTCAGCAACGCCGCTGCAGCCGGCCTGCAAGTTGGCACGTATTTCTACTCGCAGGCAACCAGCGTTGAAGAAGCGCAGCAGGAAGCCGACCTTGTCTTGAGCTTGTTAAACGGACGCAACTTGGACTTGCCCATCGTGTTCGACCACGAGCAGGACACCACCACAGGTGCGCGCGGCAACAATGTCGACCGCGCCACGCTCACGGCCGCCGCAAGGGCATTTTGCGAGCGCGTCGAGGCGGCCGGGTACACGTCGATGATTTACGGCAACAAAGTGGACATCGCCCGCCTTAACCTCAGCGATTTGGAAGGTCGCCTTGTGTGGTTCGCGGAATACAACGCCAACCAGCCTTCCGGGCAGTTCGACTTCGCACTGTGGCAATACACGAACAGCGGTAGCGTTTCCGGCATCTCGACCCCCGTTGATCTGAACCTCAGATTCACCGACGCCTTGTGA
- the uvrB gene encoding excinuclease ABC subunit UvrB gives MEGKLPEVRLANTPFHVVSPYEPSGDQPQAIQKLASGIEEGLRYQTLLGVTGSGKTFTMAKTIEAVQKPTLVMAPNKTLAAQLASELKEFFPDNAVVYFVSYYDYYQPEAYVPSSDTFIEKDASINEEVEKLRHAATSALLSRRDVIVVASVSCIYGIGSPMDYAGMAVFLDKQKEMDRDQVIHDLIDIQYDRNDYELKRGTFRVRGDNLDVFPPYADNPIRVEFWGDEIEEIAEIDNVTGEVLQSFEALPVWPASHYVTARPKMEHAIKTIQEELRERLQQFKDEGKLLEAQRLEMRVNYDLEMLETMGFCSGIENYSRHLDGREPGEPPYTLIDYFPKDFLCIIDESHVTVPQIRGMHEGDRSRKITLTEHGFRLPSCLDNRPLRFDEFEERIPQFVYVSATPGDYELKVSQQRVEQIIRPTGLLDPEIIVRGSASQIDDIVDEAKERADRSERVLITTLTKKMAEDLTDHLLDRGIRARYMHSDIGTLERVDILRDLRLGKFDVLVGINLLREGLDLPEVTLVAILDADKEGFLRNQRSLIQTIGRAARNAKGQVIMYADKTTDSMDLAISETRRRRSIQMAYNKEHGITPKTVTKAVTDIMSYVHGEMGDVSSEEVNKQLAELSREEVLRVISSMEDDMAEASRNMDFEEAARLRDEVVRLRASVEGESEADVLKDLKKTARKGSAFGNRKNAAYGSSRRS, from the coding sequence ATGGAAGGCAAGCTGCCGGAAGTGCGGCTTGCCAACACGCCGTTTCACGTGGTTAGTCCGTACGAGCCGTCGGGCGACCAGCCGCAGGCCATACAAAAGCTGGCGTCGGGCATCGAAGAGGGCTTGCGCTATCAAACGCTGCTGGGCGTGACGGGGTCGGGAAAAACGTTCACCATGGCGAAAACCATCGAGGCCGTGCAGAAGCCCACGCTGGTCATGGCGCCGAACAAAACCTTAGCGGCGCAGTTGGCAAGCGAGCTCAAGGAATTTTTCCCCGACAACGCGGTGGTGTACTTCGTTTCGTACTACGACTATTACCAGCCTGAGGCGTATGTGCCGTCGTCGGACACGTTCATCGAGAAAGATGCGTCTATCAACGAAGAGGTGGAAAAGCTGCGCCATGCGGCAACAAGTGCGTTGCTGTCGCGCCGCGACGTCATCGTGGTGGCTTCGGTCAGCTGCATATATGGCATTGGCAGCCCCATGGACTATGCGGGCATGGCGGTGTTTCTGGACAAGCAGAAGGAAATGGACCGCGACCAGGTTATTCATGACCTTATCGACATCCAGTACGATCGCAACGACTATGAGCTGAAGCGCGGTACGTTCCGCGTGCGCGGAGACAACCTCGATGTGTTTCCTCCTTATGCCGACAATCCCATACGCGTTGAGTTTTGGGGCGACGAAATCGAGGAGATCGCCGAAATAGACAACGTCACGGGCGAGGTGCTGCAAAGCTTCGAGGCGTTGCCCGTGTGGCCGGCGTCGCATTACGTCACGGCGCGCCCGAAGATGGAGCACGCCATCAAAACCATTCAAGAAGAGTTGCGCGAACGCCTGCAGCAGTTTAAAGACGAAGGCAAGCTGCTTGAAGCGCAGCGTTTGGAAATGCGCGTGAACTACGACCTTGAGATGCTGGAAACTATGGGGTTTTGCAGCGGCATCGAGAACTATTCGCGCCATCTTGATGGGCGTGAGCCGGGCGAGCCGCCGTACACGCTTATCGATTACTTCCCGAAAGACTTCCTGTGCATCATCGATGAAAGCCATGTGACGGTGCCGCAGATTCGCGGCATGCACGAAGGCGACCGCAGCCGCAAGATCACGCTTACCGAGCACGGGTTCCGCTTGCCAAGCTGCTTGGACAACCGTCCGCTGCGCTTCGATGAGTTCGAAGAGCGCATTCCGCAATTCGTGTACGTTTCGGCCACGCCAGGCGACTACGAGCTGAAGGTGAGCCAGCAGCGTGTTGAGCAGATCATTCGTCCTACCGGCCTGCTTGACCCTGAAATCATCGTGCGCGGCAGTGCCAGCCAAATCGATGACATCGTCGACGAGGCGAAGGAGCGCGCTGACCGTAGCGAACGGGTGCTGATTACTACGCTTACGAAGAAGATGGCCGAGGATTTGACGGACCATTTGCTCGACCGGGGCATCCGCGCGCGCTATATGCATAGCGATATCGGCACGCTTGAACGCGTCGACATTTTGCGTGATCTGCGCTTGGGCAAATTCGATGTGCTGGTGGGCATCAACTTGCTGCGTGAGGGCCTTGACTTGCCCGAGGTCACGCTTGTGGCCATCCTAGACGCCGACAAAGAGGGCTTCTTGCGCAACCAGCGCAGCCTTATCCAGACGATTGGCCGTGCAGCACGTAACGCGAAAGGCCAGGTCATCATGTATGCCGATAAAACAACGGATTCCATGGACCTGGCAATTAGCGAAACCCGGCGCCGCCGCAGCATCCAGATGGCGTACAACAAAGAGCATGGCATCACGCCGAAAACGGTGACGAAGGCCGTTACTGACATCATGAGCTACGTGCATGGGGAAATGGGCGACGTGTCTTCTGAAGAAGTGAACAAGCAGCTTGCCGAGCTGTCGCGCGAAGAAGTGCTGCGCGTTATTTCCAGCATGGAAGACGACATGGCCGAGGCCTCGCGCAACATGGACTTTGAGGAAGCAGCGCGCTTGCGTGACGAGGTGGTGCGCCTCAGGGCAAGCGTGGAAGGCGAAAGCGAAGCCGACGTGCTGAAGGACCTGAAGAAAACGGCGCGCAAAGGAAGCGCGTTCGGCAACCGAAAAAATGCTGCGTATGGTAGCTCGCGGCGGTCGTGA
- the larE gene encoding ATP-dependent sacrificial sulfur transferase LarE translates to MQTQLSATPLSPEFQQKYDALASNIQQLGHLAIAFSGGVDSTLLLKVAHDALGENAVAITARAQMIPAREVQEASDFCNIEHIRHIIMDVDAFAIDGFAENPANRCYVCKTALFGCILQKAADLGFSHVAEGTNTSDLGDYRPGLKALAELSVESPLLKAGLSKADVRELSHALGLPTWNKPSYACLASRVPYGNTITAEKLSAIETAEDLLIEAGFAQVRCRAHGKLARIEVPPAQRVALMEAFTTSDLAARIRNAGFDYVSVDAEGYLSGSLNRTIE, encoded by the coding sequence ATGCAAACACAGCTTTCGGCAACGCCATTGTCGCCCGAATTTCAGCAGAAATACGATGCGCTCGCAAGCAACATCCAACAGCTCGGGCACCTTGCCATCGCCTTTTCCGGCGGCGTCGATTCAACGCTGCTCCTCAAAGTTGCGCACGACGCGCTTGGTGAAAACGCCGTTGCCATCACAGCCCGCGCGCAGATGATTCCAGCCCGCGAAGTGCAAGAAGCAAGCGACTTCTGCAACATCGAGCACATCCGTCACATTATCATGGACGTTGACGCCTTTGCCATCGATGGCTTTGCGGAAAACCCTGCCAACCGCTGCTACGTGTGCAAAACCGCCCTGTTCGGCTGCATCCTGCAAAAAGCTGCTGACCTAGGATTTTCCCACGTTGCCGAAGGCACGAACACCAGCGACCTTGGCGACTATCGCCCCGGCCTTAAGGCGCTTGCCGAGCTGTCCGTTGAAAGCCCCTTGCTGAAAGCCGGCCTTTCCAAAGCCGACGTGCGCGAGCTTTCGCACGCGCTGGGCCTTCCCACCTGGAACAAGCCTTCCTACGCCTGCCTTGCAAGCCGCGTGCCCTACGGCAACACCATCACCGCCGAAAAGCTGTCTGCCATCGAAACCGCCGAAGACCTGCTCATCGAAGCCGGGTTCGCGCAGGTCCGCTGCCGCGCGCACGGTAAGCTCGCGCGCATTGAGGTACCGCCTGCTCAGCGCGTTGCGCTTATGGAAGCCTTCACCACCAGCGACCTTGCAGCGCGCATCCGCAACGCAGGGTTCGACTACGTTTCCGTTGATGCCGAAGGCTATCTATCAGGCAGCCTGAACCGCACAATCGAGTAA
- a CDS encoding RrF2 family transcriptional regulator yields MMVSTRGRYALRLIIDIAKQGQAGALVAMRQSAERLGLSVKYLEQLGGALVRGGVLKSIRGVNGGYYLERSPAEICIGDVLRATEGSCMPVSCLDDEAVCERVDACEAREFWRGMGDAITDYMDSMTLADVLKLGEEQERPE; encoded by the coding sequence ATGATGGTTTCAACTCGTGGGCGCTATGCGCTCCGTCTCATAATAGACATTGCAAAGCAGGGGCAAGCCGGCGCGCTTGTTGCCATGCGCCAGTCCGCCGAACGGCTGGGCTTGTCGGTGAAGTATCTCGAGCAGCTTGGCGGTGCGCTTGTGCGCGGCGGCGTGCTGAAAAGCATTCGCGGTGTGAATGGCGGGTACTACCTTGAACGCTCGCCTGCCGAAATCTGCATCGGGGATGTGCTGCGGGCAACGGAAGGATCGTGCATGCCCGTAAGCTGCTTGGACGATGAAGCCGTGTGCGAACGGGTTGATGCGTGCGAGGCGCGCGAATTCTGGCGCGGCATGGGAGACGCCATCACGGACTACATGGATAGCATGACGCTGGCCGATGTGCTGAAACTTGGCGAAGAGCAAGAGCGTCCGGAATAG